A single genomic interval of Lucilia cuprina isolate Lc7/37 chromosome 2, ASM2204524v1, whole genome shotgun sequence harbors:
- the LOC124420862 gene encoding uncharacterized protein LOC124420862: MPGGEQILPAPSQMQPIEGGQFFATTLQPINLKSPNLAKEWKLWYTQFKIFMTASNLETQADRRKVALLLHHLGSDSLEIFNSFNEDVDSIAYSTLVEKFESFFIPKVNIAMERHKFFICKQQPNQAIDEYVTILKNLSLNCEFGSLREDLVRDIFTCGLSPKMGNIRERLLAEGGIPLDRAIAIAKSIAMAKENALKLEDTQDDEPVVNLVRKKTFKSATYSKQQVPHCGRCGQVHKNKCPAEGAKCHNCGKSGHFAKMCFMKKRYVKNVNINEDGDCNYDNDEEEEDLFIGALTKTTKSTAAEWNIEVGIENNKMW; this comes from the exons ATGCCGGGTGGTGAGCAAATTTTGCCAGCTCCATCCCAAATGCAACCAATAGAAGGAGGACAATTTTTTGCAACAACGTTGCAGCCTATCAATTTAAAGTCTCCAAACTTGGCAAAAGAGTGGAAGCTGTGGTACACCcaatttaagatatttatgaCTGCTTCAAATTTGGAAACACAAGCAGATCGGCGTAAGGTAGCATTGCTACTTCATCATCTAGGCAGCGATTCCCTTGagatttttaattcttttaacgAGGATGTCGATAGTATTGCCTACTCAACACTAGTGGAAaaatttgaaagcttttttataccAAAAGTAAATATAGCAATGGAGCgtcataaatttttcatttgtaaacAACAACCAAATCAAGCAATTGATGAATatgttacaattttgaaaaatttaagtttaaactgCGAATTTGGCAGTTTGCGGGAAGATCTCGTCAGGGACATTTTTACCTGCGGCTTGTCGCCTAAGATGGGAAATATCCGAGAGAGGTTATTGGCAGAGGGCGGTATTCCCTTGGATAGGGCTATTGCTATTGCTAAATCCATAGCTATGGCTAAAGAAAATGCTTTAAAACTTGAAGATACTCAGGACGACGAACCAGTCGTTAATTTGGTACGTAAAAAAACGTTTAAGTCTGCAACTTACAGCAAGCAACAGGTTCCACATTGTGGTCGGTGTGGTCAAGTGCATAAGAACAAATGCCCGGCAGAAGGCGCCAAATGTCATAATTGTGGCAAAAGCGGCCATTTTGCTAAAATGTGCTTCATGAAAAAACGATATGTAAAAAATGTCAATATCAACGAAGATGGCGACTGTAATTATGATAATGATGAAGAAGAAGAGGATTTATTTATTGGCGCTCttactaaaacaacaaaatcaacagcAGCAGAATGGAATATAGAGGTGggaattgaaaacaacaaaatg tGGTGA